A window from Salvia miltiorrhiza cultivar Shanhuang (shh) chromosome 2, IMPLAD_Smil_shh, whole genome shotgun sequence encodes these proteins:
- the LOC131008093 gene encoding uncharacterized protein LOC131008093, giving the protein MEDALRGRGRGGGRGRGRGRGRGFIPEEPIPQVAPNRTAEERFRKEKPPTFDGLGEPADAEKWVRAIERIFNYIRCDDEDKVSCATYQLVDEADFWWESVRRTMTDEQWEDFTWEEFKAELYEKYIPGCYRQKKQNEFYNLRQKTGTVTEYDRAFNQLSRYAPTLVDSDEKHAEKFRNGLRHEIAISLASQGGLTYAQTLSRALTIESLLPREKGKSSEQSGFIPSQDGSKGKRKWNEGTGGNFGNGKKPWMANQNQNQYQNPQPQAMVQTPCPKCQKLHLGECLKGMNVCYNCGEAGHYVSTCPKKGGGAPQQQNPGNQQQQNQGPRGDQGQPRYVRAYALNQHQAAGD; this is encoded by the coding sequence ATGGAAGACGCGCTAAGAGGACGTGGTAGAGGAGGAGGACGTGGTCGTGGTCGCGGACGCggcaggggattcatccctgaaGAACCTATTCCACAAGTAGCACCGAATCGCACAGCTGAGGAAAGATTTCGTAAGGAAAAACCCCCAACGTTTGATGGATTGGGTGAACCCGCGGATGCCGAGAAATGGGTTAGGGCAATAGAACGGATCTTCAACTACATACGTTGTGATGATGAGGATAAAGTGTCATGCGCAACTTATCAGTTGGTGGACgaagctgacttttggtgggagtcAGTTAGGCGGACAATGACTGACGAACAGTGGGAGGATTTCACATGGGAAGAGTTCAAGGCTGAATTGTATGAGAAGTATATACCGGGATGTTACCGACAGAAGAAGCAGAATGAGTTTTATAATCTGAGACAGAAAACGGGAACTGTGACTGAGTATGACAGGGccttcaatcagctatcaagatatgctccgacgTTAGTAGACAGTGATGAGAAACACGCAGAGAAGTTCAGAAACGGACTGCGTCATGAGATAGCAATTTCCCTAGCAAGTCAAGGAGGTCTCACCTACGCGCAAACTTTGAGCAGGGCTCTCACTATTGAGTCGTTGTTGccaagggagaaaggaaaaTCCTCTGAACAGTCTGGATTCATACCATCTCAAGATGGtagtaagggaaaaagaaaatggaatgaagggaCTGGTGGAAACtttggaaatgggaagaaaccatggaTGGCAAATCAAAATCAGAATCAATATCAGAACCCACAACCTCAAGCAATGGTTCAAACTCCTTGCCCAAAGTGTCAAAAACTCCATCTGGGAGAATGTCTGAAAGGAATGAACGTCTGTTATAACTGCGGGGAGGCCGGGCATTATGTCTCGACATGCCCAAAGAAGGGAGGAGGAGCACCCCAACAACAAAATCCCGGAAACCAACAGCAACAGAACCAAGGCCCTAGAGGAGATCAAGGGCAACCACGATACGTtagggcctatgcccttaaccaacACCAAGCAGCAGGAGAttag